The genome window GTCCGCGCGGCCGCGCAAGTGCGCCACCCAGGGCACGGCAGAAGCCGCGCAAAGCGTGGTGTGCGGCCATTCCACCGCGCGCCCGACGCTGCAGAGCGGGGCGACCGGCACCGACGTCAAGGAACTCCAGTGCCGGCTGAACCTCGCCATGGAGCCGGGCCACTACCCGCCGCTGACGATCGACGGCCAGTTCGGTGACGGCACCCGGAATCGCGTGATCCAGTTCCAGCACTGCGTCAACGCCAGCGCCGACGGCGTCGCCGGGCCCACCACCTGGAGCAAGGTCACCGACTGGTCCGGCCGCAACGCCTACTGCACGCCGCCGAAGCCCGCCGGGCACCCGATCGACGGCGTCGACACCGCGAAGTACCAGCACCCCGGGGGCGCGGCGATCAACTGGGGCGCGGTGAAGGCGTCCGGCGTCGAGTTCGCGACCGTCAAGGCGACCCGCGGCCTCAACGTCACCGACGAGTACCTGGCCACCGACTTGCCCGCGGCCCGCAACGCCGGCTTGGCCGTGGGGCCGTACCACTTCTACACGGGCACCGCGGCGAACACCGGCGGGGCGCAGGCCGACCGGTTCATCGCCGCGGTGAAGGCCACCGGGTACACCGGCAAGCGCGCCGGTGACCTGCCGCCCGTGTTCGACCTGGAGTGGAAGGACGACGGCTCCGGCGGCTGCCCGCCGTACGTCACCGTCGCCGACGCCAAGGCGTGGCTGGACAAGGTGCAAGCGGCGTTCGGCCGGACCCCGATCATCTACACCCAGAAGTCGTTCCTGGACGCGTGTCTCGGCGGCACCACGGCGTTGTCCGGCTACCCGATGCAGCTCGCGGACTACCGCCAGTCCGTCACGCAGCCCGCGCTGCCCGCCGGGACGAAGACGTGGCTGATGTGGCAGTACACCGACGCGGCCATCCCCGACGGCATCCCCGCACCGGCGACCGGCGACGTCTTCAACGGCACCCAGGCCGACCTCGACCAGCTCGCCAACCGCTGATTCCCCGCTAGGAAAGGACGAGAATGACCTTCCCCATGAGCCGCCGCACGGTGCTGCGCGGCGCGGTGGTGCTCGGCGCCGCCGCGGCGGTCAGCCCGCTGCTGCTGACCGGCACCGCCCAGGCGTACCCGTGGTCGCGCACCCTGACCCAGGGCGCCACGGGCGCCGACGTCACCGAACTCCAGATCCGGGTGGCGGGCTGGGCGGCCGACTCGCCCAGCCACAGCCGCGTCTCGATCGACGGCGAATTCGGCCCCGGCACGGCCGCGGCGGTCCGCCGGTTCCAGGCGGCGTACGGCCTGGGCGCGGACGGCCAGGTCGGCCCGGCGACGCAGTCGGCGTTGAACGCGCTGGAGCAGAGCGACGGCTCGACCGCGCACTTCGACTTCAGCGAGTTCACCGACCGGGTGAGCGGAACGTTCAACGGCGGCAAGGTCAGCGCGGCCACCGCCAAGGAGAACGCGCGCCGCTGCATGTACAAGCTGGAGGCGGTGCGCAAGAAGCTCGGGAACAAGCCGATCACGGTCAACTCGGGGTTCCGCAGCATCGCGCACAACGAGGACATCGGCGGCGCCAGCGACAGCATGCACCTCTACGGCACCGCGGCTGACCTGAACGTGCCGGGGGTGGCGAACAAGACGGTCTACCAGAAGGCCGAGACCAGCGGGTTTTCCGGGCTGGAGACGTACAACACCGACCACCAGCACGTCGACAGCCGGGCCGACCTCGGCCGCGCGTGGTGGTGGGAGAACGGGACCGTCTGACGCCTCCGGCCGGGAGCTGCCGCCGGGAACCTGGGGGTTCCGGCGTCGGCGATCCCGTGCCGCGAAGCCCGCGCCCCCTGGGCCCGCACCGCGGGCCGCCCCTCGCGGGGGGCGCGGGCTTCGCCCTTTCCTCTGCTCAGTGCGCCGGGGGGTTTTGGAGGGCGGCCGAGCAGGACGGCCAGTCGTGGAAGTCGTGGTGGGCGCTCCACAAGCGGTGGGCCGCCTCGATGTTCCAGACCGGGTCGAACGCCTGACGCGGCGTGCCGCCCAGGTCCAGCAGGCGGGCGTCGGAAATCTGGAAGACGCCCCAGTTGCGGCTGCCGTTCGTGTTGGGCAGCACCCACAGCGGGTCGAGGAACGAGGCGCAGCGGGCGATCGCGACCGCGGTGTCCGGTGCCTCGGTGAACACGGCGCGGATCCGCTGCTCCACCATCGTGGCCGACCAGCCCGCGAGGCTGGTGCGGTGGTCGTACAGCGCGTTCTTGGTGGCCTCGTCGACGATGCCGCGGGCGGGCAGGCCGGCCAGCACCTGGAACGCGGTGACCCGCCGCAGCGTCTCCGGGCCGAACGAGCCGTCGACCGAGAGGCGTCCCTGGGCCGCGACCAGCAGGTTCTGCACCTCGGTCACGCACTCGTCGTGCTGGCCCATGCTCACCGTCGGCTGGCAGCCCGTGGAGAACAGCACCCGGTCCGCGTACCGGCCGCTCGCCGCCGGGCCGGACGTGTCCCCGCCGACGGTCGCCCACGCGAGGCCGCCCGCCAGCAGGGCCGCGATCGCGATGGCCACCGCCACGTACACCCGTCTTCGCGGCCGTGGCGAGGGTGGCTCCGGCGGCACCCGGCCCGCGTCGGCCAGTGCCCACAGCTGGTGCAGCTCACGCAGTTCCTCGGTGGACGCGCCGCAGACCTTCGCGAACGAGTGGACCACGCGGTAGTCGGCGGGAACGCTCTTGCCCGAGCAGTACCGGTGCAGGCTCGAGCCGCTGGCCCCGGCGAGCCGGCCGAGCCGCTCGTAGCCCTGCCCGCTGCGGTCCTTCAACATGCGCAGGTACGCGGCGAACTTGTCCGTGTGCGGTGTCAACGGCGACTGGACCACCTCGCTCGGGCAGCGGACGACGGACGGAAGTTAACACCGTCCCGACGATTGCCGGGCGAAAACCGACGGATTGGGCCACACGGCGGGTCACCGCCCGCCAAGTGGGGGCGCACGGCGCTTCAGATCTTGCGGTACCGGCTCTCGAACAGCGCGAACACACCGAAAACCGCGATGCCGGCGGCCAGCGCCAGCAGCATCGCCTGCCCGTACGGCTGGACCGCGAGCGTCTTGAGCGCGGGGTCCAGGCCACCGGCCTTCGCGGGGTCGTACTCGACGGCGGCGACCACGAACATCGCGCCGACGGTGCCGTAGGCGAGGGCCATCGCGCACCAGCCGACCTGGCCGAGCCGGATCGTCGAGCGCCGCAGGGCGGGGGACGCCCCGCCGAAATCCAGGTCGTGGACGAACTTCTTCGCGATCCCGCGGTAGCCGAGGAACGCGGCGACCGCGATCACGGCGCCGCCCGCCGTGATCACCGCCGCGGCTCCCCACGACTGGGCCAAAGCCGTGGCGACGATCGAGCCCGCCTTGCCGGAGCCGCCGGTCGCGATCTTGCCCGCGCTGTAGGCGACGAGCGCGTACAAGACGACTTCGACGCCACTGGTCGCCCGCCGCACCCAGCGTCGTCGCGGTGCGGCGTGCCGGTGTCCCGCGATCGCTTCGGTGAGCTGCCACAACGCGAGCAGCCCGGTGCCGGCGGCGATCAGCCAGAGCAGCCACGCGCCGCCGCCCGTGGCCACGATCTGCAGCGCGCCCGCCTTGTCGGCCTTCTCGTTGTCCCCGAGGGCCACCTGGGCCGCCAGCCACGCGACGACCAGGTGCACGAAGGCGTAGCAAACCAGGCCGATCCGGGCGAACAGGGTGAATCCTCTGATGTCGGGCACCGGGGGATCCTCGCCCATCCTGCCCCGCTTGAAAAGGCAGTCCCGCCGGACCGAGGGATCAGTCCAGCGCGGCCGCCTTGCGCAGCAGCACCGAGCGTTCACGCTCGTTGGCGCACAACCGGGCCGCCAGTTCCAGCTCGCCACGCGCCTCACCGAAGCGGCCGAGCCGGGTCAGCAGCTCGCCGCGGACGGTCGGGACCAGGTGCGAACCCGGCAGCCGGTCCGTGGCGACCAGCTCGTCCACGATCGCCAGCGCCGGCTCCGGACCCGTGGCCATCGCGACGGCGACGGCCCGGTTGAGCTCGGCCACCGGCGAGGGCGCAACCCGCCCGAGTGCCTCGTAGAGCAGCACGATCCGGTCCCAGTCGGTCTCCGCGACCGAGGGCGCCGACGCGTGCGTGGCGGCGATCGCGGCTTGCAGGCCGTACGGACCGAGGCCGTGCGGCGCCGCCTTGGCCAGCGCGGCCAGCCCGCGGTGGATCGCCGCGTGGTCCCACCGGCGCCGGTCCTGGTCTTCGAGCAGGACCGGCTCGCCGTCCGGCCCGGTCCGCGCCGGGAAGCGCGCGGCCGTCAGCTCGCACAACGCGAGCAGGCCGTGCACCTCGGGCTCGGCCGGCAGCAACGCGGCCAGCGTGCGGGCCAGCCGGATCGCCTCGTACGCGACGTCGGGGCGGATCAGCCGGTCGCCCGACGTGGCGGTCGAGCCCTCGGTGAAGATCACGTAGAGGACGCTGAGCACGCCGCCGAGCCGCTCGCGGCGCTCGCCGGCCGCCGGCAGCTCGAACGGCACCCCGGCGGCCGCGATGGTCTTCTTGCCCCGGGTGATCCGGGCCTGCACGGTCGGCACCGGCACGAAGAACGCGCGGGCGATCGCCTCGCTGGACAGGCCGCCGACCACGCGCAGGGTCAGCGCCACCCGGGCCTCGGGGGAGAGCACCGGGTGGCAGCTGATGAACATCAGCGCGAGGACGTCGTCGTCGATGCGGTCCGGGTCGAGGTCGTCCTCGCCGGCCACCGCATCGGTCGCCAGCTGCGCGTAGCGGTCCTGGAGGGCGGCCCGGCGGCGGATCGCGTCGATGGCGCGCCGCCGGGCCGCCGCCCGCAGCCAACCCGCCGGGTTGGCCGGGGAATCCAGTGGCCACGACACCAGTGCCTCGGCCACCGCCTCCTGCGCGGCGTCCTCGGCGAGCCCGAAATCGCCGGTGAACCGGGTCAGCGCGGACACGATCCGCGCCGACTCGATCCGCCAGACGGCCTCGACGGCGGCCGCGTCCATCAGGAACCGGGGGTCTCGTCGTCGCCGGCCACCCGGCGGACTTCGATCTTGGACCCGCGGGCCGCCGGGACCCGCTTGGCCCACTCGACCGCTTCCTCCTTCGTGGCGACCTCGAGCAGGAAGTAGCCGCCGAACAGCTCCTTCGTCTCCCCGTACGGCCCGTCGGTGACCACCGGGGTGTCCCCGCCGAAGTCGACCACGACGCCCCGGCTCGGCAGGTCGAGCCCCTCGGCGGCGAGGAGGACACCGGCCTTGAGCATCTCCTCGATGAACTCGCGGCTCGCGGCCATCATCGCGTCGATGTCGGCCATCATGGCCGCGTTCGACTCGTCGGTGCCCCGCATGATCAGCATGTACTTCGACATCGTGCGCTCCTCGTCCCGCGTGGCCGCCTCTCGGCCTCGCCCCCCTTTGTCGAACGGGCGGCGCGCGGATCAACACGACTGTCGAAAAACTTTCGCCCGGCCGCGCCGAGGATCGCACACCCCGGGTCATCTGCCCGCTTGCGGTCCGATCATCGAGTTCACGTCGATCGGGGACGGGATGGCGCCGAGCTGCAGCAGCAGGTCCGGCACCCGCTGCAGGCGCCGCGCGTCCAGGATCGAGCCGTAGCCGGGCAAGGTGAGGAGCTTGGCGGTGTCCTCGTCGATCTTGGCGAACCGCACCAGCAGCGGCTCGACCTTCGCGCGGTCGTTCAGGGTCTCGTGGGTGGCCTTCTGCATCGCGCGCTGGAACGCGGCCAGCGTCTTCGGGTTCTCCCGCACCCACTTCCGCGTCGCGCCGTACCCGGTCAGCGGGAAGTCCTGGGTCGCGCCGCTGTTGATGTCGATCACCGGGATCGCGCCGACCGTCTTGGCGGCCTGCGTGATGTAGGGCTCCGGCAGGTACGCGGCGTCGGCCTGCCCCTGCTGCAGCGCGGCGGCGACGTTCGGCAGCGCGACCAGCACCCATTTCACCTTGCCGAAATCGACGTTGTGGTCCTGCATCACCGAGCGGGTGAGCAGATCCGCCGCGGTGTTCTTGGCCGTGATGGCGATCTTCCGGCCCGCCAGGTCGAAGATGTTTTTCACCGGGGAATTGGGCACCGTGACGATCGCATTGGACTTCGGGTTGACCGACGTCGCGTCGGCCACCAGCTGCATGTCGGCGGAGCCGGAGCTCCTCGCGATGAAGAACGGCGGGTAGGTGGAGAACGCGATGTCGGCCTCGCCGGAGATCGCTTTCGTCAGCGAAGCCTGGCCGCTGGCGGCGATCACCGACTCGACGGTCAGGCCCTCGGCCTGGAAGAACCCGCCGTCCTGGGCCAGCCAGAACGGCCCGAGATCCGTAGTGGGGAGGATGGAAACCTTCAGCGTGTGCTTTTCCAGGCCGCTGCCGCTCGACGACGAGTTCGACACCTCCGAACCGAGCGCGCCGCACCCGGTCGCGACGGCCAGGACGGCCGCGACGGCGAGTGCGGCGGGGCGAGTGCGAAACCGGTTACTGCTCCTGCCTATTCCGAACAAGACCTGCTCCTCGAAGGGAGATCACGATTGATGTACCGAGTCCAAGGTGTGTCCGTGAATCATTCCCCGGAGTCAGGCAGGTCACTGTAGGGACCCCGTCACCACTTGACAACGCGTGCGTACATCGAAAACCGGATTTCACCACAATGGCGGCACGAATACTTGATCGACGATCTTGTTTTTTGCCAGCCAGGTGTCGTCTCCGGCTGCGGAAATCTTCGGTCGAAACGGGGTGGACCCGCTGATTCCGCCGGGGGAGCGCCGGGGACGCTGATTTGATCCGGTCCCGTTCCGGCCGCCGGTGTTCGCCGGGGCGATCACTGTCCGTGGTCGCCCCGGCAATCGCTTGCCCGGTGGGGCGAGATTGCCGGGAGCGTCGGCCGGCGGTCGCCCGCCGGATGCGGAAAACGTGGCACCTCGGCGCGGGTCGAGGCGGAAAACAACGGATCGGTGCGGCTTCGCGACGATGAATCCGGCCGGTGCGACCTGCGGAAACCGCCGGTGCGGGGCGTCACTGCGCGGTCCACGGACCGGATCTCCGGGCCGCTGGGGTGTCGTCGAAATGTTCGAACGCCTCATCCGGTGATCGCGGGATGATCATCGGAAAGGCATCGGCCTACGGGGTGGTTTCCCGGAACGCGGCCTGTTTCGTCGGCCGTAACGCCGTTTCTCCGAATTATTTCCGGATTGGCCGCAGTGTCGTTCTTCGGCGCCGTGTGCGGTGTGTAGTCGCATTCTTCCGCGCAGCGGAATCACGCTCGGATCACAAAACGGGATTAATATCGAAATGGATGTTTGCCCGGAGGGGAAGCCTTGGTTAACGGCCGAAGATCCGGATTTGTCCCACGATACCTCTTGTTGGGCAACAAGTTTTACTCCTATTATCAGCGTGTGCGACCGCTCACCGACGGTACCGAGCTGCTGGTCGGTCGGGACAGTGAGCTGTCCTGGCTGGTCGCCTGGATCCGTGATGTGGGCACCGGTCGCGGCCACGCCGTCCTGGTGGACGGCGAGCCCGGCATCGGCAAGTCCGCGCTCGTGCGGACGGCCTGCGCGGCCGCGACCGACGCGGGCTGCCAGGTTTACTGGGGTGCCGGCGACGAGCTCGGGCAGGCGCTGCCGCTGCTGCCGCTCCTGGACGCGCTGCGGATCACGCCGGCCGCGCGGGATCCCCGCCGGGTCGCCATTTCCAAGCTGCTGCGGGGCGGCGCCGTCGCGGGCAAGGTGGCCGACCTCGCCGCCCGGGCCGCCGAGCAGCTGATCGCGCTGGTGGACGAGCTGAGCCAGGACGGCCCGGCGGTGCTGGTCGTCGACGAGCTGCAGTGGGCCGATCGCACGACGGTGGCGGTGTGGAGCCGGCTGGCGCGCGCGGTCCGGCAGCTCCCGCTGCTCCTGATCGGCGTGCTGCGCCCGATCCCGCGCCGCGACGACCTGCGGTCGCTCTTCCGGATCGTCGGGCCGGGCGAGCGGTTGCGGCTGGGCCGGCTGCCGGAACCGGCGGTGCTGGAGCTGGTCGCCGAGCTGGCCGGCGGCAAACCGGGTGCCGAGCTGGCGCGGCTGGCCGCCGGCGCGGCCGGGAATCCGTTGTACCTCACGGAACTCCTCGACGCGCTGACCAGGAGCTCGTGCCTGGAGGTCGACACCGCGGGCATCGCGGAGCTGACCGGCGCGGCCACGCCGGACTCGCTGCCGGAGGCGATCGCGGACCGGCTCGGCTTCCTCCCCGAACCCGCGCGGGGCGTGCTGCGCGCGGCGGCGCTGCTCGGCGTCGGCTTCTCGGTCGCGGACCTGGTGACCGTGACGAACACCCCGCTCGCCGACCTGCTGCCCGCCCTCGACGAAGCCCGCGCCGCCGGGGTCCTCGTGGCGGCCGGGGACGACCTGGAGTTCCGGCACCCTCTGATCCGCACGGCGCTGTACGACGACATGCCGACGGCGGTGCGGATCGCCTGGCACCAGGGCGCCGCGTGGGCACTGGCCGAGGCGAACGCCCCGGTCGAGCGGGTCGCGCGGCAGCTGCTGCCCATGGTGTCCACAACGGACAGCCGGGTGCCGGTGCCCGCGTGGGCCGTGCGGTGGCTGCTCGACGTGGCCACGCCGCTGATCGGCCAGGCGCCGGGGGTCGCCGTCGCGCTCCTGCGGCGGGCGGTCCGGGACGCGCCGCTCGACGACGTCGTGACGGGTGCGCTGGCCGGCCGGCTGGCCGACGCGTACTACGGGGTGGGCAACATCGCCCAGGCCGAGCGGATCGCCGAGCGCGCGCTGGACCGCGTGCGCGACCCCGACGTGCGCGTCGACCTGTACACGACGGTCGTCCAGTGCCGCGCGATGACCGGCCGTTCCGCCGAGTTCCTCCCGGAGCTGAACGACGCCTTGACCCGGCCGGGGCTGCACCCCCGGCACCGGGCCCGGCTGCTGGTGCTCATCGCGCGCACGCACCGCTACATCGGGGAGGTCGACACCGCGGGCGAGGTCGCCACCACGGCGCTGGCCGAGCTGGCCCCGGACGAGGACCGCTGGGCGACCGGGTGGGCGTTGCACGTGCTGAGCCTGGTCGCGATGGTGCGGGGCGAATGGGCCGGCGCGCTGCCGCTGTTCGAGCGCGCGATGGCGATCGTGCGGGGTGATCCGGCGCTGATCGACCTGACCCTGCAGCTGCGCATCAACCAGTCGGTCACCTACGGCGCGCTCGATCGCTACACCGAAGCGCACGCCGCCGCCGCGCAGGCGCGGGAACTGGCCGACCGCACCGGCAGCGTCGTCCGGCTGAGCGAAGCGCAGAGCGCGCTCGGGCAGCTGCTGCTGGGCGCCGGCCGGTGGGACGACGCGCTGGCCGAGGTCGACGTCGTCGCGGACGACCGCAAGGACCCGAGCGTGGTGTGCTGCGACCACGGCGTCGCCGCGATCATCCACTTCCACCGCGGCGAGACGGCCGCGGCCCGCCAGCACCTCGACGTCGCGGCGGAGTACTGGGAACGCATCGGCGACCGGGTGGTGGAATCCCTGGTGCGCGCCCGAAGCCTCGCCTTCGAGTACGCCGGTGCGCCGGAGCGCGCGCTCGCCGTGCTGACGGCGGTGCTGGCCGGCGTGGACGCGGGGGAGGACCTGCTGGGCGACGCCGTCCGGCTGGCCACGACGATCGGCGACGTGCGGACCGCGACGGAGATCGAAGCCCGGGTCCGCGCGCTCGCGGCGGATTCGGCGGTCCCGCACCTCGGCGCGCTGGCCCTGTACTGCCGCGGCTTGCTCGACGGCGACGGGACGACGTTGCTGCGAGCCGCCGACGGCTACCGCGACGCGGGCCGGCCGCTGTCCCGCGCCAAGGCGTTGGAGGCAGCGGCGATCGCCTTCGCCAAGGCACGGGAGGAAGACCGCGGTTCGGCACGGGCGGCGTTCACCCACGCGGTCGACCTGTACGCGGAGCTGGACGCGCAATGGGACGTGGCCCGCCTGCGCGCCCTGTTCCGCGCGTTCGGCATCCGCCGCGGCCCGACGGTGAAGCACCGCCAGACCACCCACGGCTGGGACAGCCTCACCCCGACCGAAGGGAGGATCGCCGCCCTCGTGGTCGAGGGCCTTTCGAACCCGCAGATCGCGGCCCGCTTGTATTTGTCGCCGCGCACGGTCGGCACACACGTGTCGCACATCCTGAACAAGCTGGGCGTGCACTCGCGCATCGACATCGCTCGGGAAGCCGCCCGCCACCAGTCGGCTTCGGGCTGAGCGACGGGCCCTGGCTTCTCAGCGGCGGGGTGCGCGGCCGGCACTCCGCGGTTTGGTCCGGCGCGGCGCGGTGTGCCTCCGACCGCGCCGCGCCGGCTGCCCCTCCAGCGATGCCTTTTCGTCGAGCCGGCCTGGGTGAGCCGCGTTGTTTGGTCCGGCGCGGCGCGGTGCCTCCCACCGCGCCGCGCCGGCAGCCCCCTCCTGCAATGCTTTCCGGCCAAGCGGTCCGGGCGCCCAGTCCTGGCCGCCGCGGTTTGGTCCGGCGCGGCGCGGTGTGCCTCCAACCGCGCCGCGCCGGCTGCCCCTCCAGCGATGCCTTTCCTCCGAACGGTTCCGATACCTCACACCCCGACCTCCGGTGCGTCGTCCGGGCGGCGGACGAACAGCGGACGCCGCGCTACCCGCTGACGGGGGATCAGCGCCGCCAGGTTCCGGCGCGTCACGGCCGCGTGGCCGCTGACCACCTGGCCGACCAGGACCGCCAGCACCAGCAGCAGCGGGGTCCGCCACGCGCCGGTGTACGTGTGCAGCCAGCCGCAGGCCAGTACGCCGAAGCCGGCGATCACGTAGCCCACGCCCTGCACCACCGCCGACAGCGCGAGTGAGCTGTTCCTGCTGCGCAACGAGATCGTCGTCAGCGCGAACGCGAGCGAGCCCATGCCCGTGCCGGTGGCCGCGGCCCAGAGCCAGGGTGCGGCCGCGGGGGCCAGGAGCAGGCCGGTCACCCCGATGGCGTTGGGGACCGCCAGCGCGACGACGAGCAGGGTCTGGTTGTGCCACCGGCGGGTCCAGCCCGGGACCAGCAACATCATCGGCAGCCCCATCGCCATCGACAGCGCCAGGCACCCGCCCGCGGTCGTCGCCGGGACGCCCGCGTCGCGCAGGATGCCCGGGAGCCAGCCCATGACCAGGAACGTCACCGTCGAAATCAGTCCGAAGTGGATGGTGAGGGCGAACGCGGGTGTTGCCCCCGAAGCCCGCTGCGGGGTCGCGAACTCGCCGGGGACGCGCTGCCACACCTGCAACGCCACCAGTGCCACGCCCGCCCACAAGCCGAGGGCGACCTGCCACGACGACGAGAGCACCACCGCGGGCGTGACCAGCGCGCCGACCGTGCTGCCGAGCCCGAGCCCGAAGGTGAAGGCGGCGGAACCCCCGGCCAGCAGGGGCAGGATGGTGCCGAGGACCGCGATCGACAGGCACGCCAGCGCCGTCCCGGTCAGCAGCTGCGCCGAGCCGGCGAGGACCCGGCCACCCAGCGAAAGCACCAGCGCGGCCAGCGCCACGGCGACGGTCCGGTAGGTCCCGAGCCGGTTGGCCAGCCACGGCGTCGCCCAGCCGCCGAGACCGATCGCCCACAGGGGTAACGCGACGAGCACCGCGGCGACGAGATCACCGGCGACCGAGATGTCCGGCAGAGCCGCACCCAGGCTGGTCACGGCCGGGCGCAGGTTGAGGGCCAAGAGGAAGATCACAACGGTGGAGACGGTGGTGGTGGCACGCGACATCGCTCCTCCTCGGGTCTCGAGGGTCGGAGCGTCGGGGCCCCGTAAAGCAATGTTTCGCGGTGCGCGTGGATCAGACATCCGTCAGGTGACGGATGTGCGAGTTTTCCTGTCCCTCAAGGGATTCGGTGTGCGAATGGCCGTGCATCGGCACGGCCGGACGGCACCCCCGTCGGCGCTTGCAGGCCGTGGCGGGTCAGCTCGTCGTAGCCGCCTTCGGCCATCGGGCCGAGCGGCGGCCGGGTCGGGCGAGCGCTGCGGCGTCCCAGTCGCGGGCTTCGAGCTGCTGCTCACGCTGCTGCGGCGGCGGCTCGCTCGCCCGCCGGACCGGCGGCTGACCCCGGTGGGGCAGCGCGGCGCGGTGGCACGGCAGGCAGGCTGGGACCCGGGTGCCCGGGCTGCCCGGCAGCGGAACCGACCTCCCGGGTTCCGCGGTGCCGGTGCAGATCTGGTGCTCGTGGCCGACCGGGGCGCACAGGCAGCGGCACTCCGTCATGGCCGCTCGTAGGTGTAGAAGCCGCGGCCGGTCTTGCGGCCGAGCAGGCCGGCGTCGACCATCCGCGCCAGCAGCGGCGGCGGTGCGTAGAGCGGTTCCTTGAACTCTTCGTAGAGCGATTCGGCGACGGCCTTGGTGGTGTCGAGGCCGATCAGGTCGGCCAGCGCCAGGGGACCCTGCGGGTGGGCGGCGCCGCGGACCAGGCCTTCGTCGATGGCTTCGCGCGTCGCGAAGCCCGATTCGAACATGCGGATCGCGGCGAGGATGAACGGGATCAGCAGCGCGTTGACCACGAACCCCGCGCGGTCCTGGCAGAGGATCGCCTGCTTGCCGAGCGCGTCCTGGGCGAAGGTCCGGGCCCGGTCGACGGTGGCTTCGGTGGTGAGCAGGCTGGGCACGAGCTCGACCAGCGGGAGCACCGGCACCGGGTTGAAGAAGTGCACGCCGACGACCTGCGCCGGGCGTTCGGTGGCGGTGCCCAGCTTCATGATCGGGATGGACGAGGTGTTGGACGCGAGGATCGCGTCCGGCGCGGCCACGACCTTGTCGAGCCGGCGGAACAGCTCCGTCTTGACGGCTTCGTCTTCGACGATCGCTTCCACGACGAACGTGCGGTCGGCGAGGTCGTCGAGGGATTCGGTGACCCGGATCCGGTCGAGGACGGCGGCGGCGCTCGGGATCTTGCCCTTCTTCTCCGCGCGGGTCAGGGACGCTTCGAGCCGTCGCCGCCCGGCCTCGGCACCGGCCGGATCGGACTCGACCGCCACCACGTCGAGGCCGGCCCGGGCGCACACCTCGGCGATCCCGGCCCCCATCTGCCCGCACCCGACCACGCCTACGCGTTCCATCGCCGCCACCTCTCTGGGACTCGATACCATTCGGACGGTACTCAGTACCGCCCAGTAGCTGAAGGCGTGGGTCCCGGATATGACGACCGCCACGCCCTAGGCTGGGCCGCGGCAGGGAGGATGACGCGGATGACGGCCAAGGAACGCCTGGTCGAGGCGGCGTTCGCGCTGTTCGCCGAGCGCGGCTACGACCAGACGACGATCGACGACATCACCGAGCGCGCCGGCGTCGGCCGCACGACGTTCTTCCGCACCTTCCGGGCGAAGGAAGACGTGATCTTCCCCGACCACGAAGTGCTGCTCCAGGCCATCGAA of Amycolatopsis solani contains these proteins:
- a CDS encoding helix-turn-helix transcriptional regulator; this encodes MRPLTDGTELLVGRDSELSWLVAWIRDVGTGRGHAVLVDGEPGIGKSALVRTACAAATDAGCQVYWGAGDELGQALPLLPLLDALRITPAARDPRRVAISKLLRGGAVAGKVADLAARAAEQLIALVDELSQDGPAVLVVDELQWADRTTVAVWSRLARAVRQLPLLLIGVLRPIPRRDDLRSLFRIVGPGERLRLGRLPEPAVLELVAELAGGKPGAELARLAAGAAGNPLYLTELLDALTRSSCLEVDTAGIAELTGAATPDSLPEAIADRLGFLPEPARGVLRAAALLGVGFSVADLVTVTNTPLADLLPALDEARAAGVLVAAGDDLEFRHPLIRTALYDDMPTAVRIAWHQGAAWALAEANAPVERVARQLLPMVSTTDSRVPVPAWAVRWLLDVATPLIGQAPGVAVALLRRAVRDAPLDDVVTGALAGRLADAYYGVGNIAQAERIAERALDRVRDPDVRVDLYTTVVQCRAMTGRSAEFLPELNDALTRPGLHPRHRARLLVLIARTHRYIGEVDTAGEVATTALAELAPDEDRWATGWALHVLSLVAMVRGEWAGALPLFERAMAIVRGDPALIDLTLQLRINQSVTYGALDRYTEAHAAAAQARELADRTGSVVRLSEAQSALGQLLLGAGRWDDALAEVDVVADDRKDPSVVCCDHGVAAIIHFHRGETAAARQHLDVAAEYWERIGDRVVESLVRARSLAFEYAGAPERALAVLTAVLAGVDAGEDLLGDAVRLATTIGDVRTATEIEARVRALAADSAVPHLGALALYCRGLLDGDGTTLLRAADGYRDAGRPLSRAKALEAAAIAFAKAREEDRGSARAAFTHAVDLYAELDAQWDVARLRALFRAFGIRRGPTVKHRQTTHGWDSLTPTEGRIAALVVEGLSNPQIAARLYLSPRTVGTHVSHILNKLGVHSRIDIAREAARHQSASG
- a CDS encoding MFS transporter, producing MSRATTTVSTVVIFLLALNLRPAVTSLGAALPDISVAGDLVAAVLVALPLWAIGLGGWATPWLANRLGTYRTVAVALAALVLSLGGRVLAGSAQLLTGTALACLSIAVLGTILPLLAGGSAAFTFGLGLGSTVGALVTPAVVLSSSWQVALGLWAGVALVALQVWQRVPGEFATPQRASGATPAFALTIHFGLISTVTFLVMGWLPGILRDAGVPATTAGGCLALSMAMGLPMMLLVPGWTRRWHNQTLLVVALAVPNAIGVTGLLLAPAAAPWLWAAATGTGMGSLAFALTTISLRSRNSSLALSAVVQGVGYVIAGFGVLACGWLHTYTGAWRTPLLLVLAVLVGQVVSGHAAVTRRNLAALIPRQRVARRPLFVRRPDDAPEVGV
- a CDS encoding 3-hydroxybutyryl-CoA dehydrogenase, which encodes MAAMERVGVVGCGQMGAGIAEVCARAGLDVVAVESDPAGAEAGRRRLEASLTRAEKKGKIPSAAAVLDRIRVTESLDDLADRTFVVEAIVEDEAVKTELFRRLDKVVAAPDAILASNTSSIPIMKLGTATERPAQVVGVHFFNPVPVLPLVELVPSLLTTEATVDRARTFAQDALGKQAILCQDRAGFVVNALLIPFILAAIRMFESGFATREAIDEGLVRGAAHPQGPLALADLIGLDTTKAVAESLYEEFKEPLYAPPPLLARMVDAGLLGRKTGRGFYTYERP